One Chryseobacterium indoltheticum DNA segment encodes these proteins:
- a CDS encoding alpha-L-fucosidase, with protein sequence MFTKQQTKTLFLSSLLLSTTFFTQAHNVSEGYQKPTDPLVIQNLENWQDLKFGLFMHWGTYSQWGIVESWSLCPEDESWTQRKSEHGKSYDEYVKNYENLQTTFNPTQFNPQKWADATKKAGMKYVVFTTKHHDGFAMFDTQQSDYKITSSKTPFSKNPKADVTKEIFNTFRKDGFKIGAYFSKPDWHSDDYWWSYFPPKDRNVNYDPKKYPEKWNSFMNFTFNQLNEITSNYGKVDILWLDGGWVRPFHTIDPNVEWQRTIKVEQDIDMDKIGTMARKNQPGIIVVDRTVPGKWENYVTPEQAVPEHALSIPWESCITMGDSFSYVPNDNYKSSQKIIETLVKIISRGGNYLMNIAPGPNGDYDPIVYDRLNEISTWMNDNQSAVFATRAVAPYHDGNFYYTQSKDGKTVNIFHLDEKENYQSPSIVSFVLPENFKPKSLKVLGLKNKIHWKKTGNSIEINLPKERNQLKYSTVIQIIQ encoded by the coding sequence ATGTTCACCAAACAACAAACGAAAACTCTTTTTCTCTCGTCCTTACTATTATCCACTACTTTTTTTACACAGGCTCACAACGTTTCAGAAGGTTATCAAAAACCGACAGATCCATTGGTAATTCAAAATCTTGAAAACTGGCAGGATCTAAAATTTGGACTTTTCATGCATTGGGGAACGTACAGTCAATGGGGAATTGTCGAAAGCTGGAGCCTTTGTCCGGAAGATGAATCGTGGACGCAGCGTAAATCCGAACACGGAAAGTCATACGATGAGTATGTGAAAAACTACGAAAATCTTCAGACCACTTTCAATCCCACTCAATTTAATCCACAAAAATGGGCAGATGCGACGAAAAAAGCAGGAATGAAATATGTAGTTTTCACAACAAAACATCACGACGGTTTTGCAATGTTCGATACACAACAGTCTGATTATAAAATAACTTCTTCAAAAACTCCTTTTTCCAAAAATCCAAAAGCAGATGTAACGAAAGAAATCTTCAATACATTCCGAAAAGATGGCTTCAAAATAGGAGCTTATTTCTCAAAACCTGATTGGCATTCTGATGATTATTGGTGGTCTTATTTTCCTCCAAAAGATAGAAATGTAAATTATGATCCGAAAAAATATCCTGAAAAATGGAACAGTTTCATGAATTTCACCTTTAATCAATTAAATGAAATCACTTCAAACTACGGTAAAGTCGATATTCTTTGGTTAGATGGAGGTTGGGTGCGCCCGTTTCATACGATCGATCCAAATGTTGAATGGCAAAGAACCATCAAGGTTGAACAAGATATTGATATGGATAAAATAGGGACGATGGCTCGTAAAAATCAACCCGGAATTATCGTTGTAGACCGTACGGTTCCTGGGAAATGGGAAAATTATGTCACTCCCGAACAAGCCGTTCCTGAACACGCGCTTTCGATTCCTTGGGAGAGTTGTATCACGATGGGAGATTCGTTTTCGTATGTTCCGAATGACAATTACAAATCGTCTCAAAAGATCATTGAAACATTAGTTAAAATCATTTCAAGAGGTGGAAATTACCTGATGAATATCGCTCCCGGACCAAACGGAGATTACGATCCAATTGTTTATGACAGATTAAATGAAATTTCTACTTGGATGAATGACAATCAATCAGCGGTTTTTGCAACGAGAGCTGTGGCGCCTTATCACGATGGAAATTTTTATTATACACAAAGCAAAGATGGAAAAACAGTGAATATTTTTCATCTGGATGAAAAAGAAAACTATCAATCCCCATCAATAGTAAGCTTTGTACTTCCTGAAAATTTTAAACCAAAATCTTTGAAAGTTTTAGGTCTAAAAAATAAAATTCATTGGAAAAAAACAGGAAATTCAATTGAAATAAATTTACCAAAAGAGAGAAATCAGTTAAAATATTCAACCGTAATTCAAATAATTCAATAG
- the lpdA gene encoding dihydrolipoyl dehydrogenase, translated as MNYDIIVIGSGPGGYVTAIRAAQLGFKTAIIEKENLGGICLNWGCIPTKALLKSAQVFHYINHAEDYGLNKVEASFEFPNVIQRSRGVASKMSKGIEFLMKKNKIDVILGTAKVQKGKKVSVTDKDGKVTEYSGTNIIIATGARSRELPNLPQDGKKVIGYRQALSLPEQPKSMIVVGSGAIGVEFADFYNTMGTKVTVVEFLPNIVPVEDEEISKHLEKSLKKSGIEIMTNASVESVDTSGNGVKATVKTANGNVTLEADILLSAVGIAANIENIGLEEVGIQTDKGRVLVNEWYETSVPGYYAIGDIIPTQALAHVASAEGITCVEKIKGMHVEKIDYGNIPGCTYCHPEVASVGLTEKQAKEKGYEIKVGKFPLSASGKATANGNTDGFIKVIFDAKYGEWLGCHMIGEGVTDMVAEAVVARKLETTGHEIIKSIHPHPTVSEAIMEAAAAAYGEVIHI; from the coding sequence ATGAATTACGATATTATTGTCATCGGAAGTGGTCCCGGTGGATATGTTACTGCAATCAGAGCGGCGCAATTGGGTTTTAAAACTGCAATTATTGAGAAAGAAAATTTAGGAGGAATATGCCTTAACTGGGGATGTATTCCTACCAAAGCTTTGTTGAAGTCTGCTCAGGTTTTTCATTATATTAATCATGCAGAAGATTACGGATTAAATAAGGTGGAAGCTAGTTTTGAGTTTCCAAACGTAATCCAGAGAAGCCGTGGTGTAGCCTCTAAAATGAGCAAAGGAATTGAGTTCTTGATGAAAAAGAACAAAATCGATGTCATTTTGGGAACTGCAAAAGTGCAAAAAGGTAAAAAAGTTTCTGTAACAGATAAAGACGGTAAAGTGACTGAATATTCAGGAACAAACATCATCATCGCAACAGGAGCTCGTTCTAGAGAATTACCAAACTTACCACAAGACGGTAAAAAAGTAATCGGATACAGACAGGCATTGTCTCTTCCTGAGCAGCCAAAATCTATGATTGTTGTAGGTTCTGGAGCAATCGGAGTAGAGTTTGCTGACTTCTATAACACAATGGGTACGAAAGTAACTGTTGTAGAATTTTTACCAAACATCGTACCTGTAGAAGATGAAGAAATCTCAAAACACTTAGAAAAATCTCTTAAGAAATCAGGTATCGAAATCATGACAAATGCTTCTGTAGAAAGCGTTGATACAAGCGGAAACGGTGTAAAAGCAACTGTGAAAACTGCTAATGGAAATGTAACTCTTGAAGCTGATATTTTGCTTTCTGCTGTTGGAATTGCTGCAAACATCGAGAACATTGGTCTTGAAGAAGTGGGAATTCAGACAGATAAAGGTAGAGTTTTGGTAAACGAATGGTACGAAACTTCAGTTCCTGGTTATTACGCAATCGGAGATATTATTCCTACTCAAGCTTTAGCACACGTTGCTTCTGCTGAAGGTATTACTTGTGTAGAAAAAATCAAAGGAATGCACGTTGAGAAAATCGACTACGGCAATATCCCTGGATGTACGTACTGTCACCCGGAAGTTGCTTCTGTTGGTCTTACCGAAAAGCAGGCTAAGGAAAAAGGTTACGAAATTAAAGTTGGTAAATTCCCTCTTTCTGCAAGTGGAAAAGCAACTGCAAACGGAAATACAGACGGTTTCATCAAAGTAATTTTTGATGCCAAATATGGCGAATGGTTAGGTTGTCACATGATTGGTGAAGGCGTTACCGATATGGTTGCTGAAGCGGTTGTAGCAAGAAAACTTGAAACGACTGGTCACGAAATTATTAAATCTATTCACCCGCACCCAACAGTTTCTGAAGCGATTATGGAAGCTGCTGCTGCTGCTTATGGTGAAGTGATTCATATTTAA
- a CDS encoding PQQ-dependent sugar dehydrogenase: MKKYLLPAVALLFFSCKENKNNTSETEVVTKTDTLKLPPPNEKVAKNKFSNVLGWPAGKSPTAPEGFTVTRFAENIKSPRNMIQAANGDIFVVLSNSERTKTEKIKNDISGKSDAEVGGKSANRIILYRDANKDGVAETSSVFLDNLNQPYGMLIIKDQFYVANTDGLWVYPYKEGDMKITKPGKKIVSLPAGGYNNHWTRNLIANKDQSKIYISVGSGSNVGENGMENEVRRANILEVNPDGSGEKIYAAGLRNPVGMSWNPSTGELWTVVNERDELGDELVPDYLTSVKQNKFYGWPYAYFGKNEDPRRKGEKPDLVAKTIVPDVPLGSHTASLGLSFYTGNQFPEKYKNGAFIGQHGSWNRSSLVGYQVAFVPFKNGKAAGSYQPFLTGFIANEEKGDVYGRPVGVLQIADGSLLVADDVSGIVWRVAYNKK; encoded by the coding sequence ATGAAAAAATATCTTCTCCCGGCAGTTGCTCTGCTTTTTTTCAGTTGCAAGGAAAATAAAAATAATACTTCGGAAACAGAAGTTGTTACCAAAACAGATACTTTAAAATTACCACCACCCAACGAGAAAGTTGCCAAAAACAAATTCAGCAATGTCCTTGGCTGGCCTGCAGGAAAATCCCCGACAGCTCCTGAAGGATTTACGGTTACCCGTTTTGCAGAAAATATTAAAAGTCCAAGAAATATGATTCAGGCTGCAAACGGTGATATCTTTGTAGTGCTTTCGAATTCTGAACGTACAAAAACCGAAAAGATAAAAAATGACATCAGCGGAAAAAGTGATGCTGAAGTCGGAGGTAAATCTGCCAATAGAATTATTCTGTACAGAGATGCCAACAAAGACGGCGTTGCAGAAACATCTTCTGTTTTTCTTGATAATCTGAATCAACCGTACGGAATGTTGATTATTAAAGATCAATTTTATGTGGCAAATACCGATGGACTTTGGGTTTACCCGTATAAAGAAGGCGACATGAAAATTACAAAACCCGGAAAGAAAATAGTTAGTCTTCCTGCGGGTGGTTACAATAATCACTGGACGAGAAATTTAATTGCCAATAAAGATCAGTCGAAAATCTATATTTCTGTTGGTTCCGGAAGTAATGTCGGCGAAAACGGAATGGAAAATGAAGTGAGAAGAGCTAATATTCTGGAAGTGAATCCTGACGGAAGTGGCGAGAAAATCTATGCAGCAGGTCTTCGAAATCCTGTCGGAATGAGCTGGAACCCTTCAACAGGGGAGTTATGGACGGTGGTGAACGAAAGAGATGAATTGGGAGACGAATTGGTTCCGGATTATTTAACAAGCGTTAAACAAAATAAATTTTACGGTTGGCCGTACGCTTATTTCGGAAAAAATGAAGACCCGAGAAGAAAGGGCGAAAAACCAGATCTTGTAGCAAAAACAATTGTTCCGGACGTTCCTTTGGGATCGCATACGGCATCTTTAGGTTTGTCTTTTTATACAGGAAACCAGTTTCCTGAGAAATATAAAAACGGAGCTTTCATCGGGCAACATGGTTCGTGGAACCGTTCTTCACTTGTTGGTTATCAGGTCGCATTTGTTCCTTTTAAGAATGGAAAAGCAGCGGGATCTTACCAACCATTTCTCACCGGATTTATCGCCAATGAAGAGAAAGGAGATGTTTACGGAAGACCTGTAGGCGTCCTGCAAATTGCTGACGGCTCACTGTTGGTTGCTGACGATGTAAGTGGAATTGTCTGGAGAGTTGCGTACAATAAAAAGTAA
- a CDS encoding TIGR01777 family oxidoreductase: MKIIIAAGTGFLGKNLEKYFTEKGNQVYILTRNPKRKNEFLWDAKTLGEWKNLLEDSDVLINLAGKSVDCRYTEKNKREIYDSRINSTKVLQQAVDNCTNKPKIWLNASSATIYVHSEKHLNTEENGIIGDDFSMNICKSWEKEFFKTENPDTRKVALRTSIVLGHNGGAFTKLRMITKLGLGGKQGRGNQNVSWIHIDDFCGAVEWIIENENISGEINVTAPNPLNNEEFMRKLRKEMKIPFGLNAQVWQLEIASIILGTETELLLKSRNVYPEILIQNGFQFLYPTVEKAFENLL, encoded by the coding sequence ATGAAAATAATAATCGCTGCCGGAACCGGTTTCCTCGGAAAAAATCTCGAAAAATATTTTACCGAAAAAGGAAATCAAGTGTATATCTTAACGAGAAATCCGAAACGTAAAAACGAATTTTTATGGGATGCAAAGACTTTAGGAGAATGGAAAAATCTTCTCGAAGACTCTGATGTCTTGATTAATCTCGCAGGAAAATCTGTCGATTGCAGATATACAGAGAAAAATAAAAGAGAAATTTACGACTCAAGAATTAACAGTACAAAAGTCCTTCAACAAGCAGTTGACAATTGCACCAATAAACCTAAAATTTGGTTAAACGCTAGTTCAGCAACAATTTATGTTCATTCCGAAAAACATTTAAATACAGAAGAAAACGGAATTATCGGTGACGACTTTTCAATGAATATTTGTAAAAGTTGGGAAAAGGAATTTTTTAAAACTGAAAATCCAGATACCAGAAAAGTTGCGTTAAGAACATCAATAGTTTTAGGACATAACGGCGGTGCTTTTACCAAACTGAGAATGATCACCAAACTGGGCTTGGGCGGTAAACAGGGAAGAGGAAACCAAAATGTAAGCTGGATTCATATTGATGATTTTTGCGGAGCTGTTGAATGGATTATTGAGAATGAAAACATCTCCGGAGAAATTAATGTAACTGCTCCAAATCCTTTGAACAATGAAGAGTTTATGCGAAAATTAAGAAAAGAAATGAAAATTCCGTTTGGCTTAAACGCTCAGGTCTGGCAATTGGAAATCGCCTCGATCATCTTAGGAACTGAAACCGAATTGCTTCTCAAAAGCCGCAACGTTTATCCCGAAATACTGATTCAAAATGGGTTTCAGTTTTTGTATCCTACAGTCGAAAAAGCCTTTGAGAATTTACTTTAG
- a CDS encoding patatin-like phospholipase family protein produces the protein MNFEKTGLVLSGGGTKGIAHAGVLKFLNEQNIDVDILACCSAGSIVGCLYAIGKKPEEILDFFQSVYFFNWKHFTFNQPGLVSSVIFNTYLKPIFRDMRIGDLNKEVKIVATELVGGTEKIFDEDFLVTDAIIASCSIPGITTPYILGEEMFCDGGVLNNFPADIIRADCDKLIGVFVSPPHDIKISDLKTIKAIVSRSYDLLSYRIEKVKFEHCDWLISSQDLSSYGTFERKKDRLEQIFNIGYRAAKDSFAESNYFTQIKNIGS, from the coding sequence ATGAACTTTGAAAAAACAGGGTTGGTATTATCAGGCGGTGGTACCAAAGGTATTGCCCATGCGGGAGTACTAAAATTCTTGAACGAGCAGAATATCGATGTAGATATTCTCGCTTGCTGCAGTGCCGGTTCTATCGTGGGATGCCTTTATGCAATCGGAAAAAAACCTGAGGAAATTTTAGATTTCTTTCAGTCGGTTTATTTTTTTAACTGGAAACATTTTACCTTTAACCAGCCGGGTCTGGTGTCGTCTGTGATTTTTAATACATATCTGAAACCTATTTTCAGGGATATGAGGATTGGAGATCTCAATAAGGAAGTGAAAATTGTTGCCACCGAATTGGTTGGCGGAACAGAGAAAATTTTTGATGAAGATTTTTTAGTTACCGATGCCATCATTGCGTCGTGCTCGATTCCGGGCATTACAACGCCTTATATTTTAGGGGAAGAAATGTTCTGCGATGGAGGTGTTTTAAATAACTTCCCGGCAGATATTATCCGTGCCGATTGCGATAAACTGATTGGTGTGTTTGTCTCGCCGCCTCACGATATTAAAATTAGTGATTTAAAGACCATAAAAGCAATTGTTTCGAGATCTTATGATTTGCTTTCATATCGTATCGAAAAGGTTAAGTTTGAGCATTGTGACTGGCTTATTTCCTCTCAGGATTTATCAAGCTACGGAACTTTTGAACGCAAAAAAGACCGTTTAGAACAAATATTTAATATTGGATACCGCGCTGCCAAAGACAGTTTTGCCGAAAGCAATTATTTTACACAAATAAAAAATATTGGATCGTAA
- a CDS encoding ABC transporter ATP-binding protein, protein MSLQVINLTKKFGEQTALNNINITIDKNEIIGLLGPNGAGKSTLMKSIVGALKIDEGEIIFNGKNITEHEIESKKNIGFLPENNPLYLEMYVKEYLQFVANIHKISEARVDEVIELVGITPEKSKKISQLSKGYKQRVGLAQAIIHQPDLLILDEPTNGLDPNQILEIRNVVKEIGKEKTVLLSTHIMQEVEALCTRVILIHQGNIIQDSNINDFKGKFESLEDAFASYTQVEKI, encoded by the coding sequence ATGTCTCTTCAGGTAATTAATCTAACAAAGAAATTTGGTGAGCAGACTGCTCTAAATAACATCAACATAACTATCGATAAAAATGAAATCATTGGTCTTTTGGGTCCCAACGGAGCCGGAAAATCAACTTTAATGAAATCGATTGTCGGTGCATTGAAAATTGATGAAGGTGAAATTATCTTTAACGGGAAAAATATTACAGAGCACGAAATTGAGAGCAAAAAGAATATCGGGTTTCTTCCCGAAAACAATCCGCTTTATCTGGAAATGTATGTAAAAGAATATTTACAGTTTGTCGCGAATATTCATAAAATTTCTGAAGCAAGAGTCGATGAGGTTATAGAATTGGTTGGAATTACTCCTGAAAAATCAAAAAAAATCAGTCAGCTTTCTAAAGGTTACAAACAGAGAGTTGGTTTGGCGCAGGCAATTATTCATCAGCCTGACTTATTGATTTTGGATGAACCAACCAATGGTTTAGATCCCAATCAGATTCTTGAGATCAGAAATGTGGTAAAAGAAATCGGGAAAGAAAAAACCGTTTTACTGTCAACACACATTATGCAGGAAGTTGAAGCGCTTTGTACAAGAGTGATTCTTATTCATCAGGGGAATATCATTCAGGATTCTAATATCAATGACTTTAAAGGAAAATTTGAGAGTTTAGAAGATGCTTTTGCGAGTTATACACAGGTAGAAAAAATTTAA
- a CDS encoding glycoside hydrolase family 3 N-terminal domain-containing protein: MRFKFRFKIIAISLLSTTFITAQKPLYKDPKQPVEARVQDLLKRMTPEEKFWQCFMIPGDLDNVPKGQYAHGIFGLQVSAGNQGGGVAGQLLKYNANEDAERLAKKINAIQKYFVEESRLGIPIIPFDEALHGLMREGATAFPQAIGLSATFSPELMKEVSTAIAKESKLRGIRQILTPVVNLASDVRWGRTEETYGEDPFLTSVMGVNFVSSFEKQGIITTPKHFLANVGEGGRDSYPIHWSKRYLEETHLIPFQKAFSQGKSRSVMTSYNLLDGRPSTANHWLLTEKLKKEWDFKGFVISDASAVGGANVLHFTAKDYDDASAQAINAGLDVIFQTEYQHYKLFIQPFLDGRISKERIDDAVSRVLRAKFELGLFENPYVSNKNIEELKKINHKPLAEKTAIESFVLLQNNNQTLPISENVKKILVVGTDAVDARLGGYSGPGNKKVSILDGIKNLVKNKNIEITYTKGIDWNLKDFVTVPTEFLSSENQKGLKGNYFSNSDLKGNPAFEKQNEQLNFKWTLYSPNPEKLQPDNYSVRWTGKLEAPHSGKYQLGLRGNDGFRLYVNGKLLIDNWEKLTYSTKTVDVDFLKGQKSDIVVEFHENRGEANIELIWNYGLNDYQKEFNDALKLAQNADYIIVTAGIHEGEFQDRSSLSLPGNQEQFIHEVSKLNKPTTVVLVGGSAIKTTDWKDKVGAILDVWYPGEEGGNAVAKVLFGAENPSGKLPITFPIKEGQLPLTYNHHPTGRGNDYYDLSGEPLYPFGFGLSYTNFEISDLQLNKTKYSEKDKIVAKVNVKNTGAKAGSEVVQLYIKDLLASVSRPIIELKGFKKVYLKPGESKQITIEVPVKELQFLDSKMNWIVEKGTYRIMIGNSSKNLPVKQNVEVE; the protein is encoded by the coding sequence ATGCGCTTTAAATTTCGTTTTAAAATTATAGCAATTTCATTATTGAGCACGACATTTATTACCGCTCAAAAACCTTTATACAAAGACCCAAAACAACCTGTTGAAGCTCGAGTTCAGGATTTGCTGAAACGTATGACTCCGGAAGAAAAATTCTGGCAGTGCTTCATGATTCCCGGAGATTTAGATAACGTTCCGAAAGGTCAATATGCTCATGGAATTTTCGGATTGCAGGTAAGTGCAGGAAATCAAGGCGGTGGAGTTGCAGGACAATTGTTAAAATATAATGCCAATGAAGATGCTGAAAGATTAGCTAAAAAGATCAATGCGATTCAGAAATATTTTGTTGAAGAATCACGGCTGGGAATTCCGATTATTCCTTTTGATGAGGCTTTACACGGATTGATGCGTGAAGGTGCAACTGCTTTTCCACAGGCGATCGGTTTATCGGCAACCTTCAGTCCTGAGTTGATGAAAGAAGTTTCGACAGCAATTGCTAAAGAATCAAAATTGAGAGGAATACGTCAGATTTTGACACCGGTTGTGAATTTGGCGAGCGATGTTCGATGGGGAAGAACAGAGGAAACGTATGGTGAAGATCCGTTTCTGACTTCCGTGATGGGCGTGAATTTTGTGAGTTCATTTGAAAAGCAGGGAATTATTACCACTCCAAAACATTTTTTAGCAAATGTTGGCGAGGGTGGGCGTGATTCATATCCGATTCACTGGAGCAAAAGATATTTGGAAGAAACCCATTTAATTCCTTTTCAAAAAGCCTTTAGTCAGGGAAAAAGTCGTTCGGTTATGACTTCTTATAATTTGCTGGATGGTCGACCTTCGACAGCAAATCATTGGCTATTGACCGAAAAATTAAAAAAAGAATGGGATTTTAAGGGTTTTGTGATCAGTGATGCAAGTGCAGTGGGTGGAGCAAATGTTCTGCATTTCACGGCAAAAGATTACGATGATGCTTCTGCGCAGGCGATCAATGCTGGACTTGACGTGATTTTTCAGACAGAATATCAACATTATAAATTATTTATTCAGCCGTTTTTGGATGGAAGAATTTCTAAGGAGAGAATTGACGATGCTGTTTCAAGAGTTTTACGGGCGAAATTTGAATTGGGTTTGTTTGAAAATCCTTACGTTTCCAACAAAAATATTGAAGAACTAAAGAAAATCAATCATAAACCTTTAGCGGAAAAAACAGCCATTGAATCTTTTGTTTTGCTTCAAAATAATAATCAAACGCTTCCGATTTCTGAAAATGTAAAGAAGATTTTGGTTGTCGGAACCGATGCTGTTGATGCAAGATTGGGAGGTTATTCCGGACCGGGAAATAAGAAGGTAAGTATTTTGGATGGAATTAAAAATTTAGTTAAAAATAAAAATATTGAAATCACTTATACAAAAGGAATCGACTGGAATTTGAAAGATTTCGTAACCGTACCAACTGAGTTTTTATCTTCAGAAAATCAAAAAGGTTTAAAAGGAAATTATTTTTCCAATTCAGATTTAAAAGGAAATCCCGCTTTTGAAAAACAGAACGAACAATTGAATTTCAAATGGACTTTATATTCTCCAAACCCTGAAAAACTACAACCGGATAATTACAGCGTTCGTTGGACAGGAAAATTGGAAGCTCCGCATTCTGGGAAATATCAATTAGGTTTAAGGGGAAATGATGGTTTCAGATTATATGTAAATGGAAAGCTATTGATCGACAATTGGGAAAAGTTGACTTATTCAACCAAAACTGTTGACGTAGATTTTTTGAAAGGTCAAAAATCTGATATTGTTGTTGAGTTTCACGAAAATAGAGGCGAAGCAAACATTGAATTGATCTGGAATTATGGTTTAAATGATTACCAAAAAGAGTTTAATGATGCTTTGAAACTGGCTCAGAATGCAGATTATATTATTGTTACAGCCGGAATTCATGAAGGTGAATTTCAGGATCGTTCATCATTAAGTCTGCCCGGAAATCAGGAACAATTTATTCATGAAGTTTCAAAATTAAATAAACCTACAACAGTCGTTTTAGTCGGTGGTTCTGCAATAAAAACTACCGATTGGAAAGATAAAGTCGGAGCAATTTTAGACGTTTGGTATCCCGGAGAAGAAGGTGGAAATGCTGTTGCAAAAGTTCTGTTCGGAGCTGAAAATCCGTCGGGGAAATTACCAATCACATTTCCGATTAAGGAAGGTCAGTTGCCTTTAACGTACAATCATCATCCGACCGGAAGAGGAAATGATTATTATGATTTGAGTGGAGAACCGTTGTATCCGTTTGGTTTTGGTTTAAGTTATACTAATTTTGAAATTTCTGATTTACAATTAAATAAAACAAAATATTCTGAAAAAGATAAGATTGTCGCCAAAGTAAATGTAAAAAACACAGGTGCAAAAGCAGGAAGTGAAGTCGTTCAGCTGTATATAAAAGATCTGCTGGCTTCAGTTTCAAGACCGATTATTGAACTGAAAGGGTTTAAAAAAGTGTATCTAAAACCCGGCGAATCGAAACAGATTACCATTGAAGTTCCGGTGAAAGAATTGCAGTTTTTAGATTCAAAAATGAACTGGATTGTAGAAAAAGGAACATACAGAATTATGATTGGAAATTCGTCAAAAAATCTCCCTGTGAAACAGAATGTCGAGGTGGAATAA
- a CDS encoding sensor histidine kinase has protein sequence MKKQQFFWLLFILLAIVSGIFAFDFYSQNRWINYFLFSSISLICIILAQKSASSYIQKTEKLLLAIQKKDFSLFPEAEQNSLLDSAVKLYYQSKEEHLSHSSYKLLYEEILNQLEIGLMILSEKNNEWEVFYVNPVFLEILEIPKYNHWNLYESKTPNFYKIIEQTQYENSQEFFDISINENTKQSFSLRTKKVENVKNRFCIISLESVQKIIEQKEKLAWNNLMKVISHELLNTLTPVNSLIQNLEYIANQEAIDKEDQKDMQESLMIINNKSKQLLNFVDDYRQVAELPKPVFKTISLSDIVESALNFLKPEFEKNNIKIINSLENQTVFADQKMIERCLINLYLNAIYAVEGTPEKNIRTEIKTLNKRIVLSVEDSGIGIPSEIKDKIFLPFFTTRISGSGIGLTLSKSIIEAHKGYLNYKALEHGSQFEIWFLS, from the coding sequence ATGAAAAAGCAACAGTTTTTTTGGTTACTATTTATTTTGCTTGCAATTGTCAGCGGAATTTTTGCCTTTGATTTTTATTCTCAAAACAGGTGGATTAATTACTTCCTTTTTTCATCGATAAGTCTGATTTGTATTATTTTGGCGCAAAAATCGGCTTCATCTTACATTCAAAAAACAGAAAAGCTGCTTTTGGCCATTCAGAAAAAAGATTTCTCGCTATTTCCTGAAGCTGAACAAAACAGCTTGCTCGACAGTGCCGTAAAACTTTATTATCAAAGCAAAGAAGAGCATCTCTCGCATTCTTCTTACAAACTTCTTTATGAAGAAATATTGAATCAACTGGAAATTGGATTAATGATTCTTTCCGAAAAAAATAATGAATGGGAAGTTTTTTATGTAAATCCTGTTTTTCTGGAAATTCTGGAAATCCCAAAATATAATCACTGGAATCTTTACGAAAGTAAAACACCCAATTTTTACAAAATCATCGAGCAGACGCAGTATGAAAACTCTCAGGAGTTCTTCGATATTTCAATTAATGAAAATACAAAACAGTCATTTTCTCTCAGAACAAAGAAAGTAGAGAATGTAAAAAACCGTTTTTGCATCATCAGCTTAGAATCTGTGCAAAAAATAATTGAGCAAAAGGAAAAACTGGCATGGAATAATCTGATGAAGGTAATTTCTCACGAACTTCTAAATACTTTAACGCCCGTCAACAGCCTGATTCAAAATCTGGAATACATTGCCAATCAGGAAGCGATTGACAAAGAAGATCAAAAAGACATGCAGGAAAGCCTGATGATTATCAATAATAAATCGAAGCAATTGCTGAATTTTGTTGATGATTACAGACAGGTTGCCGAGTTGCCGAAACCTGTTTTCAAAACTATTTCTCTGAGTGATATTGTGGAATCAGCACTTAATTTTCTGAAACCTGAATTTGAAAAAAACAATATAAAAATCATCAATTCATTAGAAAACCAAACTGTTTTTGCAGATCAGAAGATGATTGAAAGATGCCTTATCAATCTTTATCTAAATGCAATCTATGCCGTGGAAGGCACACCCGAAAAAAACATCCGAACAGAGATTAAAACATTAAACAAACGTATTGTTTTGAGTGTAGAAGACAGCGGAATCGGAATACCGAGCGAAATTAAAGATAAAATTTTTCTTCCGTTTTTCACGACCAGAATCAGTGGCTCGGGAATCGGTTTGACTTTGAGCAAAAGTATTATTGAGGCCCATAAAGGATATCTAAATTACAAAGCATTGGAGCACGGAAGCCAATTTGAGATTTGGTTTTTAAGCTAA